The genomic window GGAAATTAAGATTTCTTATAGCAAAAAGGACAGTGTAAATGTAAATACAGGCATAAAGAGAGTGTTTAAAGAATTGACTAAACTGGTACTGGCCAAAAAGTTTGAAGACCCGGCCTGGATTGTCCCTGATTATATTGGGAATTGTGAAGAAACTAATTTAAAACTGGGTTATTATCCTGAACAGTTTTATTCGTTGATTCAATATTTTAATTCAAATTTTTCAAAATCTTTGGATGATTTAAATGGCATGAAAAAGAAATAATTAAGGCTTAAATGATTAAAAAAGGTTCCTGTAATATTTGAGTGTTTTTTACTTAAATATTTACAGGAATCTCTATATCCGAAAGTGACTAAAAAAATAAAAATGAAAAGGCATCAATTGTGGTTACTTGCAGTAATCATTTTTCTTCTTCAATGTATTGGTGGATATGGAATTTCATTCACTGGCGATGAAGTTGTTCCTGATAAAGGAATTAATTTATATGGTGAGATTAAGGACAATGAGGGAAATCCTGTTCCTAATGTGGTTGTAAGCGATGGTTATACTTGTACGGCCACTAATTCAAAAGGTTTGTATCAGCTTGTGAAAAACAAGAATTCCCAATTCGTTTTTTATTCTACCCCTTCGGCTTATAAGATAGAAACGAAAGGTTCAAACGATAATAATCCTTGTTTTTATGCCCGTATAGATGGAAAATCTAATCAGCTAATCAGGCATGATTTTGTACTGAATAAACTGTCAAATTCTGAAAACAATTTCACCCTTGTTTGCATTGGTGATCCACAATGTGCAAATAGTGTTCAGACAGCCCGTTTTAAAAATGAAACGGTAAAAGATTTAAATCACTTAATAAGTACTGTGTCTGCTCCCTGCTATGGCATAGCCTTAGGTGATGTGGTCTGGAATACCCCTGAGGTTTTACCCGCAATGAATAAACTTATTGGCTCAATTCATATTCCTGTTTTTGTAACTGTAGGAAACCACGATAAAAGCCGGAATCCTCAGTCTAAATTACTTCCAAGAAGTTCTGATGATTTCAAGAGTGTATTCGGGCCCACTGATTATTCCTTTAATCGAGGAAGTGTACATTTCATTTCTTTGGATAATATCATGTATTCCAATTCTGAGGATTATAAGGGGGGGATAACTGATGAACAGTTAAAATGGGTTAAAAATGATTTGAGTTATGTGTCTAAAGATAAAATGGTTATTGTTTATTACCATATTCCGGTAAGCAATGCAAAAGACAATAATGAAGAAATATTACGTAATTTATTAAAAGATTACAAGGAAGTACATTTGATGGCCGGTCATACACATACTAACAAAAATTATATTTTTACCTCTGCACACAATATGTATGAACACATTCATGGGACGGCCTGCGGTGCTTTTTGGCATTCTACAATGTGTTGCGATGGTACTCCCAATGGTTATGAAGTCTATGAGATTGACGGGAACAGGATGAAGAACTGGTATTTCAAGGCTGTAAATTATGACAAAGGTTTTCAGATCAGGCTCTATCATGGAGATGCTTCATTTGGTGGGCAATACGGAAATTTTTCTTTTGGATTGGGCAAAGGTTCTATTGTTGCAAATGTTTGGAATGCCGATAGAAAATGGAAAATTGAAGTTTTTGAAGACGGGGCTAGGACCGGCAAAATGAAAAGCATGGCTGGTATTAGCTATGATGCCTGGGCCGTGGGCTATCATGTCGGAGTTTTGCACAGGAAAATGAAAAGTTTTGGTAAAAAATGTTCTCATCTATATACATATACCCTGAAGAATCCTGGTGCATCCAGGATTGAAGTGAAGGCCACAGATGAATTTGGGAATGTTTATACCCAGAATTCTTTTAC from Bacteroidota bacterium includes these protein-coding regions:
- a CDS encoding calcineurin-like phosphoesterase family protein, translated to MKRHQLWLLAVIIFLLQCIGGYGISFTGDEVVPDKGINLYGEIKDNEGNPVPNVVVSDGYTCTATNSKGLYQLVKNKNSQFVFYSTPSAYKIETKGSNDNNPCFYARIDGKSNQLIRHDFVLNKLSNSENNFTLVCIGDPQCANSVQTARFKNETVKDLNHLISTVSAPCYGIALGDVVWNTPEVLPAMNKLIGSIHIPVFVTVGNHDKSRNPQSKLLPRSSDDFKSVFGPTDYSFNRGSVHFISLDNIMYSNSEDYKGGITDEQLKWVKNDLSYVSKDKMVIVYYHIPVSNAKDNNEEILRNLLKDYKEVHLMAGHTHTNKNYIFTSAHNMYEHIHGTACGAFWHSTMCCDGTPNGYEVYEIDGNRMKNWYFKAVNYDKGFQIRLYHGDASFGGQYGNFSFGLGKGSIVANVWNADRKWKIEVFEDGARTGKMKSMAGISYDAWAVGYHVGVLHRKMKSFGKKCSHLYTYTLKNPGASRIEVKATDEFGNVYTQNSFTSDFSSAISY